In Planctomycetia bacterium, the genomic stretch ATTAACGGCTTCGCGACCGGCGGAACCGGTGCTTGGAACCGGTGCTTGGAAGCATGTCGTCTAGGAGTTCGCTGCTTTGTTTTCTCGCTTCTTCATCGAACGGCCGGTCTTCGCGAACGTCATCGCCATCGTGACGATGATCATCGGCGGCGTCGCGCTCTACATGCTGCCGATCGAGCAGTATCCGTCGATCACGCCGCCGACCGTGC encodes the following:
- a CDS encoding efflux RND transporter permease subunit; the encoded protein is MFSRFFIERPVFANVIAIVTMIIGGVALYMLPIEQYPSITPPTV